The following DNA comes from Aspergillus oryzae RIB40 DNA, Q47Con0163.
CACCTGGCATTTGTTGAGAATTGACGCTTTTTGTTTGTATCTCTGCTCACCTCCTCGAAAAGTTTTGGTTTTGATATACTAGGGATGGTGCGGTGCGTGTGACCGTGCTGAGCAGAGGTGTAGTGAGATGTACTCATTGTAAAAAAACCAAAAGTTCCTTTTGTACAAACAGTCCGCCGTATGAACTGTATACCCGGAGTGGGGCTAAATTTCTGGTAGTCCCGTAGGACTTGTCACACTACACGAGGTGGGGTAGGGTCGGGCTAAAAAATGTACAGGAGGAGACTCGTGATTATTTCATAGCTCAAAATGCATAATTAGTCAAGCTGGAGTTCCCTGAACCGcttttccagatcatcaaggaCTGTAATGACATTGTTGTAAAAAGCCTGCTGAAGGGCAGGACTATGGAAGTCATCGTCATGTCCAAAGTCGCAGTATAGACATCTTTTGGTGACCTCTTTGAAGCTCTTGCTGATCTTGCCATGGCTAAACTCTACCACCCGACGGGCTGTGGAATATTCAGCAAGGTCtgatttccctctttcttgtAGGTCGATCGACAGTTCCAGGGCCGCGAGAGGAACTTGAAATGCGAGTTCAAGGAACATCACGCCGAGCCCGAAGAGAACGGGATTTCGAATAAAGCGATGGTAGGCGGGGGACGCAGGCAGGTATTCCGTTGAGACAGAGCTCATCATATATGCAGGGATATGCTGTGGCTGTTCAATGGAAGGATCAGGATAATTAAAAAAATGAATATCTTCACTTCGCCATGCCCTGTTGAGCCAAGGTGTGGCATGGTAGTAAAGAACAGCAGTAGCGAGATATTTGGCTAGGCGGACACGCTCGTACTGACTCATTTCCTTCGTAATATCTGATCTTGTTTGTGATATAAGCTCAGACAGGGACTTGGTTGTAGTTGTTATACTGGTCCGACTGGCTAAATATGCCAAGTGTTTGCAAGTTCCATTGTCCCCAAGTAAGCCAATGCACCTATTGCGTTCTTGTTGACTTAAGCATCTTTCGACCACCTGACAAAAGTTGCGTTGGATATGGAGATATGGAATTTCAACGACGTCTGCTTCTGAGCACAGTGGCTGTATTGGCGCTGTCGGAAGCCTGAACTGTACCCGTTTCCGTTGAGTCGATAAGCAGTTTCCACGCTCGACCTCTTGTCGTCGATTGAGAGAAGGGTTTTGGCCAGAGGGCGATGTGGATCCCAGCTGAGAATAACCCTCATGGGATTTAATGGTGGATTCCACGTCTATCCAGACAACATCCCCCGGTGCTCTTGAGTGTTGAATAAGGGCGACGTTGAATCGGATCCGGGTTGTTGTTCCGTCAATGGCTGGCTGGAGGGGTATGTGCACCTTATGGACAGTGTGGGCAGCACAAGCTGTCCCCACGGCGTCGTACAGGCTGTGAGCTGCTTGTTGGATAACACGAAAGTCCTCGAATTTCCGACGACATTCAGGGATTTTGTCTATCCTTGGTTCTTGCCAGGTATGGGTCTTCTTCGGTTGATGGATGACCGATCTGAAATTTTCGATCAGGGATCCCAAGTCTTCTACAGAGTACTGTGTATATGACTGATTAGACTGAGCGTGTTAACAATGATTCCACGGGGGTACTACTCACCTTAAGCGATGACACGGCACTGGTGGGTTGTGATCTTGCCTGAGTAGCGACACGGAGCTGTCTGGTTAGATCCTTAATGCTTTCAAGCTTCTTTTGGATCTCCAGAGCTATCTCTAAACAGGACAGCCAGGACGAACCAAGGCAGTCATCCGATAACAGGATTTTTGCATGATCGGAGACAAGAAAACGCTGATTTTTTATTATTGCCTTGAGATCAGCATCTCGAGGCAAATACTGTCGGTGTTCCCTGAGAGACCTAATGACACACTTAAAACTGGAGTCGATTTCTGGCAGGACTGTCGCTATCAGCGCGGGAACCTAAATTTTGGACGTGGAAATCACCTTGCAACAGGTTCTCATTGTTGGTGTCAGGATTGTATTGTGAGTGATATCCTTCGTCTCTGCGAGTTGACAGAGCGCATGCTTCAGATGCGGTTTCTTGGATATGGCAGTGAGATTCCTGTGAGAAGTCCCGCGGTTGGTAATGTCTCTTTTCGAATTGATCAATGACCGCCCACTGTTCAAGCAGTGACTTCATGCACGAGGCTGCTGCACCAGCGGAGTACTTTTGCCAaattttgtttttgtggCTGTCGGCATAGTCACAAACTCCCTTTataacaagaaaaggcatgATACCGTCAATGCCCGCGCCCTCCATCTCAAAAGCAATCACCTTCTCTTTATCGGCAATTCTGTCTCTATCCCTGCCAGATTTCATGACAGTGTCTCCTGACGCTATTCGCCCAAAGTGGATATTGAATTCCCTCTGGGATGAACGCAAACGAACAACCAATCTCTCTTGATCACACCTCAGCGCTTTACATGTGGCCTTCTGGGCCCTTTTACAAGCCTTGCCTTCGTTACATGTTTTGCATTTCGAGGTACCGTGATGCTTGTGGTGGTAGTTTGGTTCGAAAAGCTGATCAGATTGCCTGGGGGGACAAGAATACTCGCCAGCTCCCGCTCGGAGGACATCTAAGTGATGGGCTGTCCTGCTGAGTAGATGCTCGCGTCCCTTTGGGCTTCTAAGTTTGCGCAAGAAGGCTTGTACTTCGTTGTCCCCATTGGAGCGAGACGTCACTTCTCTGCATTGGAATGTCCCAGGGTACCTTTTTCCGAAATCGTACGGCAAGATCTCATCACTGATCACAATATCACCAAGGAATACTCCTCCTTCGATGCCTCCTGGCACCCCTCCACAAACGCCAACAATCAGGGCAAGCCGGACGCCTGGAAAGCTCCAACGGCAGCTCTTCGCGACACTTGCTGCTTGGACCTTTCCCATGCCCGTCATGTAGGCCAACACGACATTATGATTGCCGATCACGCCTGTTCGATAGGAATATGGGTCGTGAGCCGCTTTACCGTATCGATCACCATTTGCATCCCATATGTGGTCAAAAAGGAGCTCCACCGCGTCAGATTCCACCTCTAGAGCACATATGATCGCGACACTGAAGTCCTTGCGGTCCCTTGGTGTTGGCGGAAGAGGCATCGTCACGAAACTTGAGCAGGAGGGGGTCGCATCTGAAAGTAATTTAAGGATAAAAGGTCTGTCTGTGGGTTGCCTGACAAAAGTAAGCGGGGCTCAGCCTACCATGTCACGCCCCCCGGTCTGCCTTGTTCGgcaaataaaaataagatgTTAACCGCTTTACGAACCGCGCATACCCAGCCCCTCAAACTTCGCGCCGGTTTTGACTGCTTACAATTCACACAATCTGTTGCCGCTTGCCAGAAAAACCATGAAGACTAAAGCAGAAACTACGGATATACTTGATGACTGGGTAGTGTCCAGGATCGACCACAGCTATGAGAATCCAAACTTTGGCTTCGTTGAAACCCTGTATCAGACCTGCTCAGCTGCTCTTGTCTCTCTTTGGAAATCGCATCTGCGATTGACAAGTGATAATCCACAGAAGAGCACCTTGAAGAAAGATATAGCGAGCATCCAGTTTTGGGAAGAGAATTTCCCTGTTGGCCACCTTGATACCATCCTGGCAGAGTCGAGCGGCTTGAAGATCCGTGTCCTCGAGAACCTCAGAGGCATTGGCAAGATTCTCATCGCCTTTTTCACGGACTACGATGAAGTGATATTCAGCACACAAAACGAGCGTAATCCAGAATGCAACTTTGCAAATGACTTGTTAATACAAGTAGAAAAGGCTGCGCTGAtgcttgatgttgaagaaaaatCTGAGCGATCGTCGGATGACGAGACGGACGACga
Coding sequences within:
- a CDS encoding 5'-methylthioadenosine/S-adenosylhomocysteine nucleosidase family protein (predicted protein), giving the protein MPLPPTPRDRKDFSVAIICALEVESDAVELLFDHIWDANGDRYGKAAHDPYSYRTGVIGNHNVVLAYMTGMGKVQAASVAKSCRWSFPGVRLALIVGVCGGVPGGIEGGVFLGDIVISDEILPYDFGKRYPGTFQCREVTSRSNGDNEVQAFLRKLRSPKGREHLLSRTAHHLDVLRAGAGEYSCPPRQSDQLFEPNYHHKHHGTSKCKTCNEGKACKRAQKATCKALRCDQERLVVRLRSSQREFNIHFGRIASGDTVMKSGRDRDRIADKEKVIAFEMEGAGIDGIMPFLVIKGVCDYADSHKNKIWQKYSAGAAASCMKSLLEQWAVIDQFEKRHYQPRDFSQESHCHIQETASEACALSTRRDEGYHSQYNPDTNNENLLQGDFHVQNLGSRADSDSPARNRLQF
- a CDS encoding uncharacterized protein (predicted protein) encodes the protein MSQYERVRLAKYLATAVLYYHATPWLNRAWRSEDIHFFNYPDPSIEQPQHIPAYMMSSVSTEYLPASPAYHRFIRNPVLFGLGVMFLELAFQVPLAALELSIDLQERGKSDLAEYSTARRVVEFSHGKISKSFKEVTKRCLYCDFGHDDDFHSPALQQAFYNNVITVLDDLEKRFRELQLD